The proteins below are encoded in one region of Labeo rohita strain BAU-BD-2019 chromosome 15, IGBB_LRoh.1.0, whole genome shotgun sequence:
- the LOC127177458 gene encoding uncharacterized protein LOC127177458, giving the protein MATDCFGSEWIANSTKLLFELCPGSTRKLVAHTGPQKDSKNIRSCLKLLNEAGENVPRFVSHHLDELPPVTFNSLDVSCLLGKIEQLSVDFTTMKQAVSLQTNTYNDLRIITTDINQRLSAIEQPRPNLKRGPVLQTIKPVTTQRVSTPQACEKTQDDMEGQTSEGDLSQMENSVSGRSGVEWSDMAATPPWNLVQDKRSNNRRKQVHENASVKLKPRLNPHKGKKPAGIFGTGTGGDIQVIKSKLAFLNQL; this is encoded by the exons ATGGCTACGGACTGTTTTGGATCAGAATGGATTGCAAACTCCACCAAACTGCTTTTCGAACTGTGTCCAGGTTCTACTCGCAAGCTTGTGGCTCACACCGGACCTCAAAAAGACTCAAAGAACATCAGGAGTTGCCTTAAGCTCCTTAATGAAGCTGGTGAAAATGTACCTCGGTTTGTTTCTCACCATCTTGATGAACTTCCACCTGTGACTTTTAACAGCCTTGATGTGTCCTGTTTGCTTGGTAAGATTGAACAACTAAGTGTGGATTTTACAACTATGAAACAGGCTGTGTCTCTGCAGACTAACACTTATAACGATCTGCGGATTATTACCACGGACATAAACCAACGTTTGAGTGCTATTGAGCAGCCTAGACCAAATCTGAAGAGAGGGCCTGTTCTCCAAACCATCAAGCCTGTGACGACTCAGAGAGTGTCCACTCCTCAAGCCTGTGAGAAGACCCAAGATGACATGGAGGGTCAGACCAGCGAAGGAGATTTAAGCCAGATGGAGAATTCTGTCTCAGGCAGAAGTGGAGTGGAGTGGAGTGACATGGCAGCTACTCCACCCTGGAACCTGGTACAGGACAAGAGGAGCAACAACCGCAGAAAACAGGTCCATGAAAATGCTTCAGTAAAGCTCAAACCTCGGCTGAATCCTCACAAAGGGAAGAAACCTGCTGGCATTTTTGGAACTGGTACAGGTGGAGACATCCAAGTCATAAAATCCAAACTG GCCTTTCTAAACCAGCTCTGA